From the genome of Pirellulales bacterium, one region includes:
- a CDS encoding Xaa-Pro peptidase family protein, with protein MPDLDLTVAGCRHRQQRLLQLMERNRLDLVIVTRHEHVQWLAGPRFHWTFEPAAALSSDGHVTLVAPTVTYKDAAANEVVAYPSNQYSTLRNDQRQTSSDALLTALARFPMPRRVGVEFSSFGPHLAKLLAAEFVDIEPDLYRLRRRKDADELARLRKAIDATGLMYAKGREIIQPGINELDVFSQLQGVAVAYFGEMMTATGNDYQSGTRGGPPRDRRAEDGELYILDLGPAYQGYFADNCRTIAVNHRPTEEQSRTCAKICEVFDMIERSVKPGIRCRSVFDAAQTILDQYRPGAFDHHLGHGIGLYPHEAPHLNPTWDDTFEVGDVFTAEPGLYGPELRAGIRLENDYLVTERGVELLSDFPLGL; from the coding sequence ATGCCGGATTTGGACCTGACGGTGGCGGGTTGCCGTCATCGACAACAGCGACTTTTGCAGCTGATGGAGCGAAATCGGCTCGACCTGGTGATTGTTACCAGGCACGAACACGTGCAATGGCTGGCCGGCCCGCGGTTTCATTGGACGTTCGAACCGGCGGCGGCGCTCTCGTCCGATGGCCATGTCACGCTCGTAGCTCCGACGGTGACATATAAGGACGCCGCAGCGAATGAAGTCGTTGCCTATCCCTCGAATCAATATTCGACCTTGCGCAATGACCAGCGGCAGACATCCTCGGATGCGCTGCTAACGGCGCTCGCCCGGTTTCCCATGCCGCGTCGCGTGGGGGTCGAGTTCTCTTCCTTTGGGCCCCATTTGGCAAAGCTGCTGGCGGCCGAATTCGTCGACATTGAGCCAGACTTGTACCGCCTGCGGCGGCGGAAGGATGCGGACGAACTTGCGCGGCTTCGCAAAGCCATCGATGCCACCGGCCTGATGTACGCCAAAGGGCGCGAGATCATCCAGCCCGGTATCAACGAACTCGACGTGTTCAGCCAATTGCAGGGCGTCGCGGTCGCGTACTTTGGCGAAATGATGACTGCGACGGGCAACGACTATCAATCGGGGACGCGGGGTGGTCCACCGCGAGATCGGCGAGCCGAAGACGGCGAACTGTACATCCTCGACTTGGGGCCGGCTTATCAAGGCTATTTTGCGGATAATTGCCGCACGATTGCCGTGAACCATCGCCCGACTGAGGAACAGTCGCGGACCTGCGCCAAGATTTGCGAGGTGTTCGACATGATCGAGCGCAGCGTGAAGCCCGGCATTCGTTGCCGCAGCGTCTTCGACGCGGCGCAAACAATCCTCGACCAATATCGGCCGGGGGCGTTCGACCATCATCTGGGTCACGGGATCGGACTTTATCCGCACGAGGCGCCCCACCTGAATCCCACTTGGGATGACACATTCGAAGTTGGCGACGTGTTCACGGCCGAACCCGGGCTGTACGGCCCTGAGTTGCGCGCGGGCATTCGTTTGGAAAACGACTACCTGGTGACCGAGAGGGGAGTCGAACTGCTCAGCGATTTCCCGCTGGGGCTTTAA
- a CDS encoding MarR family transcriptional regulator has product MLDYDFENSVGYWVFATAHALACAMNEELVAHGITSRQWEVLACISHDGELSQSELAERMHIEAPTLVGVLDRMERDGWIQRVTDDNDRRRKLIRPTERAEEQWGRMVACGLAVRARATQGLDEDELRKLRETLKTMCQNMHALVSGRIDRKGTAPANGAPAEVA; this is encoded by the coding sequence ATGCTCGACTACGACTTCGAAAATAGTGTCGGTTACTGGGTCTTCGCGACGGCTCACGCTCTGGCCTGCGCCATGAACGAAGAGTTGGTCGCCCACGGCATCACGTCCCGACAATGGGAGGTGTTGGCTTGCATTTCGCACGATGGCGAACTCTCGCAATCCGAGCTTGCCGAGCGCATGCACATCGAGGCACCCACTTTGGTGGGGGTGCTTGATCGCATGGAGCGCGATGGTTGGATTCAGCGCGTCACTGACGACAATGATCGCCGTCGCAAGTTGATTCGCCCAACCGAACGTGCGGAAGAGCAATGGGGCCGCATGGTAGCCTGTGGCTTGGCCGTACGTGCCCGCGCCACGCAAGGATTGGACGAGGACGAGTTGCGTAAGCTGCGAGAAACGTTGAAGACGATGTGCCAAAACATGCACGCGCTGGTCAGCGGTCGCATTGATCGCAAGGGCACGGCACCCGCCAATGGCGCTCCGGCTGAAGTCGCTTAG